In the genome of Impatiens glandulifera chromosome 6, dImpGla2.1, whole genome shotgun sequence, the window TGCTTTTGTGTTTGAGCTTTATTGATGGTATTTCTTATATGACGGTTCCAGGTTAAAAAGGAGGAAAAAAATATTCGAAGGACTGTTCTAAACAGTGTTGTGGGAACTCTAGACCTCAGCGTCCGTCAACTTTTGCAAGGAGAAAGATATCCAGGGGTACTTATCAGATCGTCATATCTTTCTAGCCCATTTAGAAacacatttttttctctcatatatcACATGTTTGGAAACCTGTTATATCGTTAAATAATGCAAATTCTTTTCTTATTCTTGTGAGAATATActctcttttttattaatatttagatcCACTTGATATTGCCCAAAAAACAATTGGTTATGGGTTCTTTTACATACATGAGATTGATATTTTCAAGATGTTGATTTGCATTATTCTAAGAAGATTTCTAAtacatgattaatttaattgtcCTGATATTTTAGGAGATGAAAAGGGTATCTGCTATCTTGGCTAGCCAAGTGCATTACGGAACACACCAATATGCTTACATTGCTAATGTCAGTGTTTCTAAGTTTGCTCGACGTCAGGGAATAGCTTCAAATATGCTACAGTTTGCAACAGATGTTGCTAATTTGGCAGGTTTGTTTCTTTTATTACTTGTAAATGTTACTATGTCTAACATTTTGTCTAAACAGGTATGAGGAAACTATTTGTACATGTAAATGTGGAGAATGAGGCTGCTCaagaattgtataaaaaaactGGTTTTAAGGTTTGCATCTTTTACCAATAGTAACTTCTTTTTTGTCCCTATCGAGTATTGAACACATGACATATTGACATGCATGTTCTTCATTGAACAATTGATCTGTATCTTTGCAACTTCTTTATGATTTAGGTCATTTCTTGCAGTTTCCTCGAAATCGTGTTGATAACATATAAGACTTTACTTTTGTCCATTATATACCATATTATGTTCCGAGTGTTTGTTTGCAGGTTGTTGAAGCAGCTTCATCTAGCAGAGGTTTGTCTCAAGTCTATTCCTAATCACCACATCTTAATGATATATGGGGTTGAGTTATACTGAGTTGAATACTATTATCTTTTTGATAGGTTACAGCTACAGTGGAATCAATTTTCGTCTTCAAATGACGAACATGGTTCATTGATTGAGCCAAGAAAGCGGCTCCCCAAACaaagttttttatttcatcaatgTTTCTCAAAAGACCGAGAAACATGGATGAAACACCGGAGGGATTCATCGACGGACATATAAAACATCCTATTACGTGCAACACATAGGCACGCACATATATGTCAATATCCTCCAAATTCATGGGGATATTCTGCAGGTTTTCTCTCAACCCCTTCAATGATATTTCAGTGCCACTACGGCCTGAAACATACCGGCTATCCCCTAATAATTCATTGCACAATTGTTCTGTTACCTCTCTTCCGAAGTCTTTTCCAGTGACGGCTTCACCATCAATTTGAAGCCCCATAATTCTTACAACATCCTCTAAGGTAGGCACTATACGCCTACCTCCGATAATAAAACAATGTTCTTCTATAGAATAACATTGTATTAAAGCCAAAAACAGGTTTAAATCCGTTCTCATCATATTGTGCATATGATGAATGTTCTTAAATCCGGTTTCATTAAGTCTTAACAAAACTTTTTTATCGACATTCCATTTAGATAATTCAACTTGGTGGTTGCGCGTAGAAATCTAAAATaagaaacacaaaattaaaatctaaatttaaccTAAGcgacaaattaaaaaaacaattatgttaTCTGCTTAGACCTATTCTCCATTTTTTAtggaaaattatataaagatttaaGTGTTTCCGGTTGGAAGATTATCTgaacaaaaattcaaataagtCATAAAAAAACAACACTACCAGACATTAAAATAAACTCAACtacaatgaaaatagaaaaatcgAGCAAAAAATTGTATAAGGAGGGTTAATCCAAAAACATTGATCCAAAATAATATCATAGTATATTCTATCAAACCCTAATCATTGAAATAATATCAGATTATACTCAACTAAGTATCAAACACTaatcaattttgaaataatatcaTTACTCAGCTAAGTATCAAACCCTaatcaattttgaaataatatcaTCTTATACTCAACTTAAGTATCAAACCCtaattgaaacaaaataataaatacctCTGTTCGTAGAAGAACGATCCGGCGTTTGATGGTTTCCGGCTGCGGCGGCTGCTGTGGTTTCCGGCTGCGGCGGCTGCTGTGGTTTAGGCTGCGGCGGCTGCGGGCGgagtaaaataacaaataagtaTCAAAATTAGAAAAACCAGAAAAGAATTCTTGAAATACCTCAATCCGGCGGCGGCGGGCATGCGGTTTCCGGCGGCTGCGGCTGATTTCTGGTTGCAGGTGTGCGGAGATTGGAAGAGGATTGGAAGAGAAATGTTTGAAGGTGAAGAGAGGGTGGGTTGTGCTGCAATCTATATATGTGCGATctatgtataaaatattatataattatatattattttatatttatatataataaatatatatagtaaatagAGAGTGTCGGTGACATTCACTATTCACATTCACAAGGAATTCCCAATCGGTGAGGCAATTGGAAGTGCAAAAATTCTCTTCTCAACTCTTCCTCCGCTACGTCGGCGGCCACATAAGAATCCTCTCCGTCGATCGTTTCATAACCATCGcaggtaattaattaactacTATTCCTTATTttgatcttaattatttttgggACCGATTGCCTTTAATTAGATTTGGATTTGGACTACTACTACAGATCAGATGATGAAATTTGAAGAATCGTGTGGATTTCGTGTGAATTTGAAATGTAAACTTCCAAACGAAGATCTAGACGTGCTTGTTTCCATCACTTCTAACGAAGACCTAGCTAATATAATCGAAGAATACGTTCGAGCTTCATCGGCGACATCGAATAATAATAGGGAATTGAAGATTAAAGCGATTCTGTTTCCTAATTTAAAGtttgttaataaaaaagttCATCCGCCACCGCCGcctgtttcttcttcttgctcTAGCGTTGGTTCAACCTCAGGGAGTATTGCATCAATACTGTCGTCGTCGTCGTTGACAATTGGATTTCCGTTTCAACGCAATATTCCTTGCTACTTCGGAGAGGGTAACTTTGCTCTTttagttcttcttcttcgtcttcaaATTGCTGAATGGAATTTCGATCCACTCTGTGATTTCGAGATTTCGATCCACTGTACCATGTTTATGGCCTTGTTCCTTTAATAGAAGAATCAAGCTACAATTTTTATCGGAAAATTGATGTTCATTTCTTATCTGATGCCTATCAATTGATAGAACACTAGCTATTCACCCTTAATGCTTTCTATAATACATATTTCTGTTCAATTTTATGAAGTTCTCATCCCtaattatataatcaattagATGCCTGTTACAGGAATTCTATGCTTTGAAGCGACGTTGTAGCGGACAAGATAGAAATTCACTTAGGTGCTTCTGCTTTGTTGTGGTAAGATGGAAATTCACATTAAATGTTGTTCTTCAGTACTTTCTCCTAGTTGATAACTATTAGGGTCTTTTTAGTATTTCATTGGGCTGTAAAATGTAATTAGACTAGTTATGGGCTTAGTTCAAGAAAGTCAAGAAGATAGTTAGATTATACTAGTATACATTGTAGAAGATTAGTATTGTAAATGTGTGAATAAAGCTGGAAGGGTGCTTTCTACATTCTGATTTGTTTCTGGCTGTTACTTATTCATTCAATTTaggttaaattcaaaattatccaTATTACTAGCTATACATGTTCTTATCATTGCTATACATCTAAAATAGAAGAAATGCAATTTGTATTCTCCCTGAATTAAATGATTCTCATTCTTATAACTGCTTTTGTGTTTGAGCTTTATTGATGGTATTTCTTATATGACGGTTCCAGGTTAAAAAGGAGGACAAAAATATCCGAAGGACTGTTCTAAACAGTGTTGTGGGAACTCTGGACCTCAGCGTCCGTCAACTTTTGCAAGGAGAAAGATTTCCAGGGGTATTTATCAGATCGTCATATCTTTCTAGCCCATTTAGAAacacatttttttctctcatatatcACATGTTTGGAAACCTGTTATATCGTTAAATAATGCAAATTCTTTTCTTATTCTTGTGAGAATATActctcttttttattaatatttagatcCACTTGATATTTGCCAAAAAACAATTGGTTATGGGTTCTTTTACATACATGAGATTGATATTTTCAAGATGTTGATTTGCATTATTCTAAGAAGATTTCTAAtacatgattaatttaattgtcCTGATATTTTAGGAGATGAAAAGGGTATCTGCTATCTTGGCTAGCCAAGTGCATTACGGAACACACCAATATGCTTACATTGCTAATGTCAGTGTTTCTAAGTTTGCTCGACGTCAGGGAATAGCTTCAAATATGCTACAGTTTGCAACAGATGTTGCTAATTTGGCAGGTTTGTTtcttttattacttataaatgttACTTAATGTCTAACATTTTGTCTAAACAGGTATGAGGAAACTATTTGTACATGTAAATGTGGAGAATGAGGCTGCTCaagaattgtataaaaaaactGGTTTTAAGGTTTGCATCTTTTACCAATAGTAACTTCTTTTTTGTCCCTATCGAGTATTGAACACATGACATATTGACATGCATGTTCTTCATTGAACAATTGATCTGTATCTTTGCAACTTCTTTATGATTTAGGTCATTTCTTGTAGTTTCCTCGAAATCGTGTTGATAACATATAAGACTTTACTTTTGTCCATTATATACCATATTATGTTCCGAGTGTTTGTTTGCAGGTTGTTGAAGCAGCTTCATCTAGCAGAGGTTTGTCTCCAGTCTATTCCTAATCACCACATCTTAATGATATATGGGGTTGAGTTATACTGAGTTGAATACTATTATCTTTTTGATAGGTTACAGCTACAGTGAAATCAATTTTCGTCTTCAAATGACGAACATGGTTCATTGATTGAGCCAAGAAAGCGGCTCCCCAAGCaaagttttttatttcatcaatgTTTCTCAAAAGACCGAGAAACATGGATGAAACACCGGAGGGATTCATCTACGGACATATAAAACATCCTATTACGTGCAACACATAGGCGCGCACATATATGTCAATATCCTCCAAATTCATGGGGATATTCTGCAGGTTTTCTCTCAACCCCTTCAATGATATTTCAGTGCCACTACGGCCCGAAACATACCGGCTATCCCCTAATAATTCATTGCACGATTGTTCTGTTACCTCTCTTCCGAAGTCTTTTCCAGTGACGGCTTCACCATCAATTTGAAGCCCCATAATTCTTACAACATCCTCTAAGGTAGGCACTATACGCCTACCTCCGATAATAAAACAATGTTCTTCTATAGAATAACATTGTATTAAAGCCAAAAACAGGTTTAAATCCGTTCTCATCATATTGTGCATATGATGAATGTTCTTAAATCTGGTTTCATTAAGTCTTAACAAAACTCTTTTATCGACATTCCATTTAGATAATTCAACTTGGTGGTTGCGCGTAGAAATCTAAAATaagaaacacaaaattaaaatctaaatttaaccTAAGcgacaaattaaaaaaacaattatgttaTCTGCTTAGACCTATTCTCCATTTTTTAtggaaaattatataaagatttaaGTGTTTCCGGTTGGAAGATTATCTgaacaaaaattcaaataagtaataaaaaaaacaacactACCAGACATTAAAATAAACTCAACtacaatgaaaatagaaaaatcgAGCAAAAAATTGTATAAGGAG includes:
- the LOC124941525 gene encoding N-alpha-acetyltransferase 30-like, which codes for MQFVKKEEKNIRRTVLNSVVGTLDLSVRQLLQGERYPGEMKRVSAILASQVHYGTHQYAYIANVSVSKFARRQGIASNMLQFATDVANLAGMRKLFVHVNVENEAAQELYKKTGFKVVEAASSSRGLSQVYS
- the LOC124941209 gene encoding N-alpha-acetyltransferase 30-like translates to MKRVSAILASQVHYGTHQYAYIANVSVSKFARRQGIASNMLQFATDVANLAGMRKLFVHVNVENEAAQELYKKTGFKVVEAASSSRGYSYSGINFRLQMTNMVH